In Canis lupus familiaris isolate Mischka breed German Shepherd chromosome 5, alternate assembly UU_Cfam_GSD_1.0, whole genome shotgun sequence, a genomic segment contains:
- the COPS3 gene encoding COP9 signalosome complex subunit 3 isoform X2 — translation MQMNTNQLTSIHADLCQLCLLAKCFKPALPYLDVDMMDICKENGAYDAKHFLCYYYYGGMIYTGLKNFERALYFYEQAITTPAMAVSHIMLESYKKYILVSLILLGKVQQLPKYTSQIVGRFIKPLSNAYHELAQVYSTNNPSELRNLVNKHSETFTRDNNMGLVKQCLSSLYKKNIQRLTKTFLTLSLQDMASRVQLSGPQEAEKYVLHMIEDGEIFASINQKDGMVSFHDNPEKYNNPAMLHNIDQEMLKCIELDERLKAMDQEITVNPQFVQKSMGSQEDDSGNKPSSYS, via the exons ATGCAGATGAATACAAACCAGCTGACCTCAATACATGCCGATCTCTGCCAG CTTTGTTTGCTGGCAAAATGCTTTAAGCCTGCCCTCCCGTATCTTGATGTAGACATGATGGATATCTGTAAAGAGAATGGAGCCTATGATGCAAAGCACTTTTTATGTTACTATTATTATGGAGGGATGATCTATACCGGGCTGAAGAACTTTGAAAGAGCGCTGTACTTTTATGAACAG GCTATAACTACTCCTGCCATGGCGGTCAGTCACATCATGTTGGAATCatataaaaagtatattctaGTTTCTTTGATATTACTTGGAAAAGTACAACAGCTACCGAAATACACGTCTCAAATTGTGGGTAGATTCATTAAG CCTCTTAGCAACGCGTACCATGAGTTAGCACAAGTTTATTCAACCAATAATCCCTCAGAACTCCGCAACCTGGTCAACAAGCACAGTGAAACTTTTACTCGCGATAACAACATGGGGCTGGTGAAGCAATGCCTGTCTTCTCTTTATAAGAAGAATATTCAGAGGCTAACCAAG ACCTTTTTAACATTATCGTTACAAGATATGGCAAGTCGTGTGCAGTTATCTGGACCTCAGGAGGCAGAGAAATATGTCCTACACATG ataGAGGATGGTGAAATTTTTGCAAGTATTAATCAGAAGGATGGAATGGTCAGTTTCCATGATAAccctgaaaaatataataacccaGCCATGCTTCATAACATCGATCAAGAG ATGCTGAAGTGCATAGAGCTGGATGAGCGACTGAAGGCCATGGACCAGGAGATCACAGTGAACCCCCAGTTCGTACAGAAG AGCATGGGATCACAAGAAGATGATTCTGGAAACAAACCATCTAGTTACTCTTGA